The genomic DNA CTTTGGCAAAGCCCGGGCCGGGGAAAGCGCTTTCCCCGGCAAGAGGCGCTTATTGCACCAACAGATCCGCGCCCGTCGCGGTATTGAACTCGGCCGGATCAACCTCGCCATCGGCGTTCGCATCCATCGCGGCAAAGACCTCTTCGGTCATGTTGGGATAGGTCGCGACCAGTTCCTCCATCGACCATGTTCCATTGCCATCGACGTCGGCAGGGGCCTCTTGGGCAAGGGCGGGAAGGGTGGTCATGCCGGCGACAAGGCCAAGTGCGATCATCAAACGGGTCATATCATATTCCTTCAACAAGTTGGGCGCAGGCACCATGCCTTCGCCTGAACAGAGCTAATCCGCGTCGGAACACTATTCCATAGGGCGCACCTATAGGCGGAAATCCCCGCCAAATTTTCGCCGATAGGGCTAAATCGGGAAACAATTTTCCGCGCAAAGCAAATCCAGCCCCTTTTCTTGCCGCCAGAACCGGCCCAAATCAGCGCGCTATTGCCGCCCATGTTTGTTTCCGGGCCATTAACGATCCTTGTAAATAACCCCTAACTGGCCGCGCTTGTGCCGCGAT from Pseudorhodobacter turbinis includes the following:
- a CDS encoding EF-hand domain-containing protein, giving the protein MTRLMIALGLVAGMTTLPALAQEAPADVDGNGTWSMEELVATYPNMTEEVFAAMDANADGEVDPAEFNTATGADLLVQ